A window of Halostella salina contains these coding sequences:
- the acs gene encoding acetate--CoA ligase alpha subunit, with protein MGSLSALFAPESVAVVGATDREGSVGRAILTNLRDDFEGRIVPVNPSRESVLGFDCYPDVSSVPDGPPDLAVIVVPPHVAVDAVEEAGEAGVENVVVITAGFSETGSEGAARERELVDVAETYDMALVGPNSLGVMSTPVGMNATFGPENAQDGSLSFMSQSGAFITAVLDWANDQDIGFKDVVSLGNEAVVDETDLIEHWGDDPDTDVIIGYLEGIDDGQEFIRTAREVTDDTPIVLVKSGRTDAGAQAASSHTGSIAGSDEAYEAGLEQAGVQRVETVQELFDYARALSGQPLPDRDDVAVVTNAGGPGVMATDAIGDSSLSLASFSDDTIDALQESLPDEANVYNPVDVIGDADIDRFRAAIDTALSDDGVGAAVVVSAPTAVLGFDELADAVVDLQAKHDKPVVACLMGGESTESAADRLREGGIPNYFDPARGVRSLDALSGYREVRDGSVDEPAQFDVDRERAREILTRAEDRGDNRLGVEAMDLLDAYGIPTPAGDVVDSPEDAVAVAHEVDGPVVMKIVSPDILHKSDIGGVKVGVENEDVYDAFEDLVTRARNYQPDADILGVQVQEMVDLDDGTETIVGMNRDPQFGPLVLFGLGGIFVEVIEDTTVRVAPLGRDEAEAMVDDIDAAPLLRGARGRTPADEDAIVETIQRLSQLVTDFPAILELDINPLVAGPDGVQAVDIRLTVDTEEL; from the coding sequence ATGGGATCGTTATCGGCTCTGTTCGCGCCCGAAAGCGTCGCCGTCGTCGGCGCAACCGACCGCGAGGGGTCGGTCGGACGGGCGATCCTCACGAACTTGCGCGACGATTTCGAAGGGCGCATCGTCCCGGTGAACCCCAGCCGGGAGTCCGTACTCGGGTTCGACTGCTACCCGGACGTGAGCAGCGTTCCGGACGGACCGCCGGACCTGGCGGTGATCGTCGTCCCGCCGCACGTGGCCGTCGACGCCGTCGAGGAGGCGGGCGAGGCCGGCGTCGAGAACGTGGTGGTCATCACGGCCGGGTTCAGCGAGACCGGAAGCGAGGGCGCGGCCCGCGAGCGCGAACTCGTCGACGTCGCCGAGACGTACGACATGGCGCTGGTCGGCCCGAACAGCCTCGGCGTGATGAGCACGCCGGTCGGGATGAACGCCACGTTCGGCCCGGAGAACGCACAGGACGGCTCGCTGTCGTTCATGAGCCAGTCCGGCGCGTTCATCACCGCCGTCCTCGACTGGGCCAACGACCAGGACATCGGGTTCAAGGACGTGGTGTCGCTGGGCAACGAGGCGGTCGTCGACGAGACGGACCTGATCGAGCACTGGGGCGACGACCCCGATACGGACGTGATCATCGGCTACCTCGAAGGGATAGACGACGGGCAGGAGTTCATCCGGACCGCTCGCGAGGTGACCGACGACACGCCGATCGTCCTCGTGAAGTCCGGGCGGACCGACGCCGGCGCGCAGGCGGCGTCCTCCCACACCGGCTCGATCGCCGGGAGCGACGAGGCCTACGAGGCGGGGCTGGAGCAGGCGGGCGTCCAGCGCGTCGAGACCGTTCAGGAGCTGTTCGACTACGCCCGCGCGCTGTCGGGCCAGCCGCTCCCCGACCGCGACGACGTGGCGGTCGTCACGAACGCCGGCGGCCCCGGCGTGATGGCGACCGACGCCATCGGCGACTCGTCGCTGTCGCTGGCCTCCTTCTCGGACGACACCATCGACGCCCTGCAGGAGTCGCTGCCCGACGAGGCGAACGTGTACAACCCCGTCGACGTGATCGGCGACGCGGACATCGACCGGTTCCGCGCGGCGATAGACACCGCGCTGTCGGACGACGGCGTCGGCGCGGCCGTCGTCGTCTCCGCGCCGACCGCGGTGCTCGGGTTCGACGAACTAGCGGACGCGGTCGTCGACCTGCAGGCGAAACACGACAAGCCGGTCGTCGCCTGCCTCATGGGCGGCGAGAGCACCGAGTCGGCGGCCGACCGCCTCCGCGAGGGCGGCATCCCGAACTACTTCGACCCGGCCCGCGGCGTCCGGAGCCTCGACGCGCTCTCGGGGTACCGCGAGGTCCGCGACGGGTCGGTCGACGAGCCGGCCCAGTTCGACGTGGACCGCGAGCGCGCCCGCGAGATCCTCACTCGGGCCGAGGACCGGGGCGACAACCGGCTGGGCGTCGAGGCGATGGACCTGCTCGATGCCTACGGCATCCCGACGCCCGCGGGCGACGTGGTCGACTCGCCCGAGGACGCGGTCGCGGTCGCCCACGAGGTCGACGGCCCGGTCGTGATGAAGATCGTCAGCCCGGACATCCTGCACAAGTCCGACATCGGCGGCGTGAAAGTCGGCGTCGAGAACGAGGACGTGTACGACGCCTTCGAGGATCTCGTCACCCGCGCCCGCAACTACCAGCCCGACGCGGACATCCTGGGCGTGCAGGTACAGGAGATGGTCGACCTCGACGACGGCACCGAGACTATCGTCGGCATGAACCGCGACCCGCAGTTCGGCCCGCTCGTCCTCTTCGGGCTCGGCGGCATCTTCGTCGAGGTCATCGAGGACACGACGGTCCGGGTCGCCCCGCTGGGCCGCGACGAGGCCGAGGCGATGGTCGACGACATCGACGCCGCGCCGCTGCTGCGCGGTGCCCGCGGCCGAACGCCCGCGGACGAGGACGCCATCGTCGAGACGATCCAGCGGCTCTCGCAGCTGGTCACGGACTTCCCGGCGATCCTCGAACTCGACATCAACCCGCTCGTCGCGGGCCCGGACGGCGTACAGGCGGTCGACATCAGGCTCACGGTTGACACGGAGGAACTATGA
- a CDS encoding phosphotransacetylase family protein has translation MTHTTLVTSIQESTGKTAITLALGLLAQDGDETVGYMKPKGTRLQSNVGKTLDEDPMLAREVLGTDAEMHQMEPVVYSPTFIEQAIRGREDPDELREIVAEQFEALAADTDHMFVEGGGSLTTGGIIELTDDEIAELIDARVVLVATYEQPGDVDDVLAAADRLGDRLDGVVFNLVGEGDHDELENDVVPFLEGRGVPVHGIVPRKQDLAGVTVGDLADELAAEVVTDVPTDEFVERFSVGAMGADEALRHFRRTRDAAVITGGDRSDIHTAALEAPGIKCLILTGGHRPPGAVVGKAADKGVPILLVRTDTLTTVDRAEEVVRSGRTRDAETVEAMRELLADHADVEGLLGH, from the coding sequence ATGACTCACACCACGCTCGTAACCTCGATCCAGGAGAGTACCGGCAAGACGGCCATCACGCTCGCGCTCGGCCTGCTCGCGCAGGACGGCGACGAGACGGTCGGCTACATGAAACCGAAGGGGACCCGCCTGCAGAGCAACGTCGGCAAGACGCTGGACGAGGACCCCATGCTCGCCCGGGAGGTGCTCGGTACGGACGCCGAGATGCACCAGATGGAACCGGTCGTCTACTCGCCGACGTTCATCGAGCAGGCGATCCGCGGCCGCGAGGACCCCGACGAACTCCGGGAGATCGTCGCCGAACAGTTCGAGGCGCTCGCCGCGGACACCGACCACATGTTCGTCGAGGGCGGCGGGAGCCTCACCACCGGCGGCATCATCGAACTGACCGACGACGAGATCGCGGAGCTGATCGACGCCCGCGTCGTCCTCGTCGCGACCTACGAACAGCCCGGGGACGTGGACGACGTGCTCGCCGCGGCCGACCGCCTCGGGGACCGGCTCGACGGCGTGGTGTTCAACCTCGTCGGCGAGGGCGACCACGACGAACTTGAGAACGACGTGGTCCCGTTCCTCGAAGGCCGGGGCGTTCCGGTCCACGGCATCGTACCGCGCAAACAGGACCTCGCGGGCGTCACGGTCGGCGACTTGGCGGACGAACTCGCCGCCGAGGTGGTGACCGACGTGCCGACCGACGAGTTCGTCGAGCGGTTCAGCGTCGGCGCGATGGGGGCCGACGAGGCGCTCCGGCACTTCCGCCGGACGCGCGACGCCGCGGTGATCACCGGCGGCGACCGCTCGGACATCCACACCGCAGCGCTGGAAGCGCCGGGGATCAAGTGCCTGATCCTCACCGGCGGTCACCGCCCGCCGGGCGCGGTCGTCGGCAAGGCGGCGGACAAGGGCGTCCCGATCCTGCTGGTGCGGACCGACACGCTGACCACCGTCGACCGCGCCGAGGAGGTCGTCCGGTCGGGACGGACCCGCGACGCCGAGACCGTGGAGGCGATGCGCGAACTGCTCGCGGACCACGCGGACGTCGAGGGCCTGCTCGGCCACTGA
- a CDS encoding HAD family hydrolase, which produces MRAVYFNLDLTLTRMERPFDALVVEVLQEAGIPDPAIDATRQSNLFFDRFLDLQPDPLVGAYRAHFEDLEADTDLSPEEAAQLQKQLEVDAVRPAVENLPELVDAVGEEYAVGVLTSGLPDLQRAKLEALGIEQRLDDVAVSYELDATKGSGDLFAAAEERTAADAYAYVSNHDSDREAATDAGWATVDADAADLADDPVARIEDGTGW; this is translated from the coding sequence ATGCGCGCCGTCTACTTCAACCTCGATCTCACGCTCACTCGGATGGAGCGGCCGTTCGACGCGCTCGTCGTCGAGGTCCTGCAGGAGGCCGGGATCCCCGATCCCGCGATCGACGCGACGCGGCAGTCGAACCTGTTTTTCGACCGCTTCCTCGACCTCCAACCCGACCCGCTCGTCGGGGCCTACCGGGCGCACTTCGAGGATCTGGAGGCCGACACCGACCTCTCGCCGGAGGAGGCCGCCCAGCTACAGAAGCAACTCGAGGTCGACGCGGTGCGGCCCGCGGTCGAGAACCTGCCCGAACTCGTCGACGCCGTCGGCGAGGAGTACGCGGTCGGCGTTCTCACGAGCGGCCTGCCGGACCTCCAGCGCGCGAAACTGGAGGCGCTGGGGATCGAGCAGCGGCTCGACGACGTGGCGGTCTCCTACGAACTCGACGCGACCAAGGGGAGCGGCGACCTGTTCGCCGCCGCCGAGGAACGCACGGCTGCGGACGCGTACGCCTACGTCTCGAACCACGACTCCGACCGCGAGGCCGCCACCGACGCCGGCTGGGCGACCGTCGACGCCGACGCCGCCGACCTCGCGGACGACCCGGTCGCGCGGATCGAGGACGGCACCGGCTGGTGA
- a CDS encoding S8 family peptidase produces the protein MSRHTRRSFVKLSGAVLGGIATGTTVTAAASTDRFIVDTRGNADLSDVEVVHDLSAVDLAVVRGDRKAVKGTKFAPDVTATLDEPVQQEVAEPTSAVDESLYGLQWDKQDQSIPEAHEITRGEGTRVAVIDSGVLETHPDLAGPLNVDLSRNFTDDGGDHNPVASDHGTHVAGTIAADDTNGTGVTGTAPGTELVDCRVFSDEGGASFGDILAAVTYSAEIGCDAANLSLGAYPVPRQGNGKFYGKVLNRTMTYANKEGTLLVAAAGNDSADLQHDGGVISLPNEGAQGFSVAATGPIGYQWGDDGLRAPPHSPAFYTNYGTNAIDVAAPGGDADRSAIGSGVPYFNDLVLSTVFSTDADGNAVPSYGWKAGTSMAAPQVTGAAALVKSVNPGYNANKVDSVIRQTASVPDGYDKAYYGGGYLDTLAAVQD, from the coding sequence ATGTCACGTCACACTCGACGCAGTTTCGTCAAGCTGAGCGGTGCAGTCCTCGGCGGTATCGCGACCGGAACGACGGTGACCGCGGCGGCGTCGACCGATCGGTTCATCGTCGACACGCGCGGGAACGCCGACCTGTCGGACGTGGAGGTCGTCCACGACCTCTCGGCGGTCGACCTTGCGGTGGTCCGGGGCGACCGCAAGGCCGTCAAGGGGACGAAGTTCGCCCCGGACGTGACGGCGACGCTCGACGAGCCGGTGCAACAGGAAGTCGCCGAGCCGACAAGCGCCGTCGACGAGTCGCTGTACGGCCTCCAGTGGGACAAGCAAGACCAGTCGATCCCCGAGGCTCACGAGATCACCCGCGGCGAGGGGACACGCGTGGCCGTCATCGACTCCGGAGTGCTTGAGACACACCCCGACTTGGCCGGGCCGCTGAACGTCGACCTCTCGCGGAACTTCACGGACGACGGCGGCGACCACAACCCGGTCGCGAGCGACCACGGCACGCACGTCGCCGGCACCATCGCCGCCGACGACACGAACGGCACCGGCGTCACCGGCACCGCACCGGGGACCGAACTGGTCGACTGCCGCGTGTTCTCCGACGAGGGCGGTGCCTCGTTCGGCGACATCCTCGCCGCGGTCACCTACAGCGCGGAGATCGGCTGTGACGCCGCGAACCTCAGCCTCGGCGCGTACCCGGTCCCCCGGCAGGGCAACGGGAAGTTCTACGGGAAGGTCCTCAACCGGACGATGACGTACGCGAACAAGGAGGGGACCCTGCTCGTCGCCGCCGCCGGAAACGACAGCGCCGACCTCCAGCACGACGGCGGCGTGATCAGCCTTCCGAACGAGGGCGCGCAGGGCTTCAGCGTCGCCGCGACCGGCCCGATCGGCTACCAGTGGGGCGACGATGGACTGCGCGCTCCGCCGCACAGTCCGGCGTTCTACACGAACTACGGGACGAACGCGATCGACGTGGCCGCGCCGGGCGGGGACGCCGACCGGAGCGCGATCGGTTCGGGCGTGCCGTACTTCAACGACCTCGTGTTGAGCACCGTCTTCTCGACTGACGCCGACGGCAACGCGGTCCCGTCGTACGGCTGGAAGGCAGGGACGAGCATGGCCGCCCCGCAGGTCACCGGTGCAGCGGCGCTGGTCAAGAGCGTCAACCCGGGCTACAACGCGAACAAGGTCGACAGCGTCATCCGGCAAACGGCGTCGGTGCCGGACGGCTACGACAAGGCGTACTACGGGGGCGGCTACCTCGACACCCTCGCGGCCGTTCAGGACTGA
- a CDS encoding HPP family protein translates to MDARNAVTGAYAGVLIATLGGVAWATGEPFVFPSLGPSAFLLAKARRGATVAPRRVIGGHAVGVVAGLGAYHVVDPGTVLSGSIQPFSASAGGLVAAATLAVSLTSLGMLATDTSHPPACATTLIVALGILPTVEAGATIVVAVTALVAVHRATLAGATAVTGRYQS, encoded by the coding sequence ATGGACGCCCGAAACGCCGTCACGGGCGCGTACGCGGGGGTACTGATAGCCACGCTCGGCGGAGTCGCGTGGGCGACCGGAGAGCCGTTCGTGTTTCCGAGCCTCGGCCCGTCGGCGTTCCTGCTGGCGAAAGCGCGACGTGGGGCCACCGTCGCGCCGCGACGCGTGATCGGCGGGCACGCAGTCGGCGTCGTCGCCGGACTGGGCGCGTACCACGTCGTCGACCCCGGAACGGTACTGTCCGGGAGCATTCAGCCGTTCTCGGCGTCGGCGGGCGGACTCGTTGCGGCCGCGACGCTTGCCGTTTCCCTGACGAGCCTCGGGATGCTGGCGACCGACACGAGCCACCCGCCGGCGTGTGCGACCACGCTCATCGTGGCGCTCGGGATCCTTCCGACCGTCGAGGCGGGAGCGACGATAGTCGTCGCCGTGACGGCGCTGGTCGCCGTGCACCGGGCCACGCTCGCCGGCGCAACGGCGGTCACCGGGCGCTATCAGTCCTGA
- a CDS encoding PRC-barrel domain-containing protein produces MDDTPQEITALVGREVYSKGGVYVGEIEDVRLDLDAELVTGLALHQLNGDLFAGVDDGARGVIIPYRWVQAVGDVVLINDVVERIQRPDEEEEAVA; encoded by the coding sequence ATGGACGATACTCCGCAGGAGATCACGGCGCTGGTCGGACGGGAGGTGTACTCGAAAGGCGGCGTTTACGTCGGCGAGATCGAGGACGTGCGCCTCGATCTGGACGCAGAACTCGTCACCGGGCTGGCGCTCCATCAGCTCAACGGCGACCTGTTTGCCGGCGTCGACGACGGCGCGCGCGGCGTCATCATCCCCTACCGCTGGGTGCAGGCGGTGGGCGACGTGGTGCTGATCAACGACGTGGTCGAGCGCATCCAGCGCCCCGACGAGGAAGAAGAAGCGGTCGCCTAG
- a CDS encoding DHH family phosphoesterase, giving the protein MNTGVAISSISTYAILGCGSVGHAVAEELVDQGKDVLIIDKDEGRVEALRDQDLNAQQADITDAEVAESVADRDVVLIMSSDVEANKAAVENIRGRDADQYVIVRASDPVSSDELRDLGADHVINPSAVIADSALRSLETGELEYKARKLGDVLLDSNDRVAIITHDNPDPDSIASAAALQAIAEHLGVEADILYLGDIGHQENRAFVNLLGIELHDWNQVDDVDAYDTVALVDHTKASEEGFDLPVDVLIDHYEPDEDYDADFVDVRPNMSSTSTIMTKYIQEFDMNVGEEVATALLYGIRAETLDFKRDTTPADLTAAAYLYPFANHDTLEQVESPSMSPETLDVLAEAITNREVQGSHLVSNAGFIRDRDALTQAAQHLLNLEGITTTAVFGIADDTIYLAARSKDIRMNIGKVLGDAYAEIGEAAGHSTQASAEIPLGIFTGIETNEENRDTLLQLTEEAVKRKLFDAMGVESGESSNGS; this is encoded by the coding sequence ATGAACACCGGGGTCGCCATCTCCTCGATATCGACGTACGCCATCCTCGGCTGTGGCAGCGTCGGCCACGCCGTCGCCGAGGAACTCGTCGACCAGGGGAAGGACGTGCTCATCATCGACAAGGACGAGGGACGCGTCGAGGCCCTGCGTGACCAGGATCTCAACGCTCAACAGGCGGACATCACCGACGCCGAAGTCGCCGAGAGCGTCGCCGACCGCGACGTGGTGCTCATCATGTCCTCCGACGTCGAGGCGAACAAGGCCGCGGTCGAGAACATCCGCGGCCGCGACGCCGACCAGTACGTGATCGTCCGCGCGAGCGACCCGGTGTCCAGCGACGAACTCCGCGACCTGGGGGCCGACCACGTGATCAACCCGTCGGCGGTCATCGCCGACTCCGCGCTCCGGTCGCTGGAGACGGGGGAACTGGAGTACAAGGCCCGAAAGCTCGGCGACGTGTTGCTCGACTCGAACGACCGCGTCGCCATCATCACCCACGACAACCCCGACCCCGACTCGATCGCAAGCGCCGCCGCGCTCCAGGCCATCGCCGAACACCTCGGCGTGGAGGCCGACATCCTCTATCTCGGGGATATCGGCCATCAGGAGAACCGCGCGTTCGTGAACCTGCTTGGGATCGAACTCCACGACTGGAACCAGGTGGACGACGTGGATGCGTACGACACGGTCGCGCTGGTCGACCACACGAAGGCCTCCGAGGAGGGGTTCGACCTCCCGGTCGACGTGCTGATCGACCACTACGAACCGGACGAGGACTACGACGCCGACTTCGTCGACGTGCGGCCGAACATGTCCTCGACGTCGACGATCATGACGAAGTACATTCAGGAGTTCGACATGAACGTCGGCGAGGAGGTCGCCACGGCGCTCCTCTACGGCATCCGCGCGGAGACGCTGGACTTCAAACGGGACACGACGCCGGCCGACCTCACGGCGGCGGCGTATCTCTACCCGTTCGCCAACCACGACACGCTGGAGCAGGTCGAGTCCCCGAGCATGTCCCCCGAGACGCTAGACGTGCTCGCCGAGGCGATCACGAACCGCGAGGTACAGGGGAGCCATCTGGTCTCGAACGCCGGCTTCATCCGCGACCGCGACGCGCTGACACAGGCCGCCCAGCACCTCCTCAACCTCGAGGGGATCACCACGACCGCCGTCTTCGGCATCGCCGACGACACCATCTACCTCGCGGCGCGCTCGAAGGACATCCGGATGAACATCGGCAAGGTGCTCGGCGACGCCTACGCGGAGATCGGCGAGGCGGCCGGCCACTCGACGCAGGCCAGCGCGGAGATCCCGCTGGGCATCTTCACGGGCATCGAGACCAACGAGGAGAACCGTGACACGCTGTTGCAGTTGACCGAGGAAGCGGTGAAACGGAAGCTGTTCGACGCGATGGGCGTCGAGAGCGGCGAGAGTTCGAACGGTTCCTAG
- the guaB gene encoding IMP dehydrogenase: MANDVPDDGTFSEKLRVPEALTFDDVLLRPKESTVEPDEADLSTRVSTNVELNVPVLSAAMDTVTESDLAIEMAREGGLGVLHRNMDVDEMVRQVERVKRADELIIRDVVTATPEQTVREVDEMMEREGVSGAPVVDEDDEVLGIISGTDIRPYLEVGESDEVREAMTDEVITAAADVTAREALELMYEYKIERVPVVDDGNRLVGLVTMQGILQRREYDNAARDDDGKLLAAVAVGPFEMDRATAADDAGADIVFIDCAHAHNRNVVEGAKEIKDAVDADVVVGNVGTREAAEDLVDFADGLKVGIGPGSICTTRVVSGAGMPQITAVAQVADVASRHDVPVIADGGIRYSGDAIKAIAAGADAVMLGSYFAGTDEAPGRVITMNGKKYKQYRGMGSVGAMQGGDDEENRYLKEAPEDDEEYVPEGVEAATPYKGSLASELYQLTGGMQSGMGYVGAATIPEFKDRSEFVRVSSAGQRESHAHDVVITDEAPNYSPDE, encoded by the coding sequence ATGGCGAACGACGTTCCTGACGACGGCACCTTCTCCGAGAAGCTCCGGGTACCGGAAGCGCTGACGTTCGACGACGTGCTCCTCCGCCCGAAGGAGAGCACCGTGGAGCCGGACGAGGCGGACCTCTCGACACGGGTCTCGACCAACGTCGAACTGAACGTCCCCGTGCTCTCGGCGGCGATGGACACCGTCACCGAGAGCGACCTGGCGATCGAGATGGCCCGCGAGGGCGGCCTCGGGGTCCTGCACCGCAACATGGACGTCGACGAGATGGTCCGACAGGTCGAGCGCGTCAAGCGAGCGGACGAGCTGATCATCCGCGACGTGGTCACCGCGACGCCCGAGCAGACGGTCCGCGAGGTCGACGAGATGATGGAGCGGGAGGGCGTCAGCGGCGCGCCCGTCGTCGACGAGGACGACGAGGTGCTCGGGATCATCTCCGGGACGGACATCCGGCCGTATCTGGAGGTCGGCGAGTCCGACGAGGTCCGCGAGGCGATGACCGACGAGGTGATCACCGCCGCGGCGGACGTAACCGCCCGCGAGGCGCTGGAACTGATGTACGAGTACAAGATCGAGCGCGTCCCGGTCGTCGACGACGGGAACCGGCTGGTCGGTCTCGTCACGATGCAGGGGATCCTCCAGCGCCGCGAGTACGACAACGCGGCCCGCGACGACGACGGCAAACTGCTCGCCGCCGTCGCGGTCGGCCCCTTCGAGATGGACCGCGCGACCGCCGCCGACGACGCCGGCGCGGACATCGTGTTCATCGACTGTGCGCACGCGCACAACCGGAACGTCGTCGAGGGCGCAAAGGAGATCAAGGACGCGGTCGACGCGGACGTGGTCGTCGGCAACGTCGGCACGCGCGAGGCCGCCGAGGACCTCGTCGACTTCGCGGACGGCCTGAAGGTCGGCATCGGCCCGGGGAGCATCTGCACCACGCGGGTCGTCAGCGGCGCGGGGATGCCCCAGATCACCGCGGTCGCGCAGGTCGCTGACGTGGCTAGCCGCCACGACGTACCCGTCATCGCGGACGGCGGCATCCGCTACTCCGGCGACGCGATCAAGGCCATCGCCGCCGGGGCCGACGCCGTGATGCTCGGATCCTACTTCGCCGGCACCGACGAGGCCCCCGGCCGCGTCATCACGATGAACGGCAAGAAGTACAAGCAGTACCGCGGCATGGGCAGCGTCGGCGCGATGCAGGGCGGCGACGACGAGGAGAACCGCTACCTGAAGGAGGCTCCCGAGGACGACGAGGAGTACGTCCCCGAGGGCGTCGAGGCCGCCACGCCGTACAAGGGGAGTCTGGCGAGCGAACTGTACCAGCTCACCGGCGGGATGCAGAGCGGGATGGGCTACGTCGGCGCGGCGACGATCCCCGAGTTCAAGGACCGCTCGGAGTTCGTCCGCGTCTCCTCGGCGGGTCAGCGCGAGAGCCACGCCCACGACGTGGTCATCACGGACGAAGCGCCGAACTACAGCCCCGACGAATAA